From the Rhinoraja longicauda isolate Sanriku21f chromosome 5, sRhiLon1.1, whole genome shotgun sequence genome, the window aggcagtggaggccaattctctgaatgcattcaagagagagctagatagagctcttaaggatagcggagtcaggggtatggggagaaggcaggaacggggtactgattgagaatgatcagccatgatcacattgaatggcctcctcctgcacctattgtctattgactgaagagggttctgacctgaaacttcacccaacctttttctccagagatgcggcgtgacccactgagttactccagcacgttgtgtctatcttcagtataaactagcgcctgcatttcctttctacagATGAAAAGACTTAAGGTTTtgtcgtagaaacaaggaactgcagatgctggttaatacaccaaagggcacaaagtgctcgagtaactcagcgggtcaggcaggatctctggagaattatgggcaggcgacatttcgggtcgagaccctcttctttggactgattttggTCTGAAGGTTTCGTTGCCCTTTTTCTAATTAAACACCCACAGTAAGCAACATTGGTAATGAGACAAATCTTAGAAGTCTTTGGAACAAACCAATTTTAAGTGGGATCTCTCAACCGATGCATTGTCACACAAGCAACATTCATGGCAGGAGGCTGAAAAACAGATAACCTCTGAAAAGAACTCTGCAAAGGGAGGCATTGAAGGAGCAGGTACACTTGAgcagtcacagtggcgcagcgggtagagttgcagccttacagcgaatgcagcgccggagacccgggttccatcccgactacggacgcagtttgtacgttctacacgtgaccagcgtgggttttttccgacatgtccagtttcctcccacactccaaagatgtacaggtttgtaggttaattggcttggtaaatgtaaaaattgtccctagtctgtgtaggatagcgttaatagaAAAACGATACAGGAGtgggcttcgagccagcaccgccattcaatgtgcggggattgctggtcggcgcggacctggtgggccaaagggcctgtttccacgctgtatctctgaactaaatatgTTAGCCCAACAAGGGTTTGAAGATCAAGAGCAGGCACAAGTGTATTTGGGAGGCTACACTTGAAACCTGATCTACCCGCAGCAGGTACTTCAATGGAAAGATCTCAGTGGTTAGGAAGGGCTTAGAGGGATAcaagtcaaatgcaggcagggttGACGAGCGTGGATGGGGGCatcatggtcggcgtgggcaagtcgggccgaagggcttgtttccgcgctgctgTACAAACACTGAAGTCATTAAATCAGGTATCAATACATGTTTAATGTGCCTTTAGAGTCTCAGGATATTCTCAAGTGCAGTTAGACACGATAGCTGGCCAGAATACAGCAAGGTTGTACACTTAACTGGTGTAGAGTAAATCAATTGCACTGGAAAAAGTTGGTTGTCATGTGAACTCTGCTCGTCTTCCATTAACACTGATGCACAGCAAAAAAATATGTGGAGAAGACAAGCAGAGCATGTCTAACAAACCAAGGAGTAGCATTaaagtgtataacatagcaacatAATGCACAAAGTTAAATATGATTCAACATTTGTCTTAACTTTATTCGAAAACATTTCAACTTTGCAGGAGGCTTGGTCTTAGTGTCTAGGTAAATTCAAAAGCAGAGACTTGGCTACAAGAGTTAGTACAAAAACGAAGGAATCTGAAGAGGCTCTACTTTTGACATTATATACGAGCCGTAAAGATACAAATGCAGTATATGGATAGAGGTTCCTAGCTGAGGGACAAAAAGGGAGCTACGTGACTATAGGAGGGCTTGGCAAAAGTGTGAAGGAACACGGACAGAGACAGTGTTCATTTGGCTACTGGTGGTCTTTAGGCGGTCTTCAATCTCCCCATCCATTCACCGTGCACTCCAAAAACAAAATACTTGCCAGATATGGACAGACTTCAGCTAGGAGTTTTGAATTACAAAGCACATGCATTATAAAAATATTCTTTCACAACTGATGGGAGTATCGGATAAAATTGTTAGAAATACTGCACTCGTCAGCCAACGGGTTCATCTGACGGACTTGCCAAATTTAACGCGCGGGCACAAACAATTACATCGCCATACTCGACTCAATTTAAGGCTTCAGTATGAATAAAGCAATAAAGTGTTATACAAAGCCAAATCATAGTAGCCAACTCATATCCCAAGTGCAGATCTTTCTTGCTTGTGATCTGCACCCGTGACGAAGCTCTGTGTTCGAGAAACATCGGTAAGCAGAAAGATGTACTGAGGATTAACCAAAAACCAGCAATTTCAATTGATATGGAAGGATTTTGTCAACAAGATCAGTGTTTTAGTCCTTTCACACTGTCTGTGCATGTTTCACCTTTGCTGGCGTGTAGTTTTTGTCTATGATTTCCTCTTGCAGGAACATGTGAAGGCAGCGCTCATTCTGTGCCAAGGGATGGCCCGCAACTCTGAAAGGGAAACGGCAatttcagtcacagagtgatacagcgtggaaacaggcccttcagcccaacttgcccactgacCAGTgcatcccatccacactagtcccacctgcctgcgtttgacaaggggttggtcaggctagatgcaggaagattgttcccgatgttggggaagtccaaaacaaggggtcacagcttaaggacaagggggaagtcttttaggaccgagatgagaaaacatttcttcacacagagtggtgagtgtgtggaattctctgccacagaaggtagttgaggccagttcattggctatatttaagagggagttagatgtggcccttgtggctaaagggatcagggggtatggagagaaggcaggtacaggttactgagctggatgatcagccatgatcatattgaatggtggtgctggctcgaaaggtcgaatggcctactcctgcacctattttctatgtttctatgtctatgtttctatccctctaaaccagtcctatccatatacttgtccaattgtttcttaaacattgcaatagtccatgcctcaactacctcttctggcagttcgttccatacaagtatcaccctttgtgtgaaaaagtcaccttaaatccatgtcttccggttcttgattcccctactctgggcatgacacTGTGAGTCtatcccatctattcctctcatgattttatacacctctataagatcacccctcatcctcctgcgctccatggattagagacccagcctgctcaacctctcccggtagttcaggccctcaaggccttgcaacatcctcgtaaatctgctctgtaccctttccaacttgtcaACGTCCTTCCTTTAACgcggtgcctagaactgaacacaatactctcaatgcgGCTTTATCAATGTCATGtataactgcaacgtgacctcccaacttccttaCTCAATACTACGTCTGATGAAGGCCTAAGTGCCAATAGCCTTttcgaccaccctatctaccggtgatgtcaccttcaaggaactatgtgcctgcactcctagatcactccGCTCTTTACCACTCCACAGAGCACTACCACCTACTGTGTTAAAATTCAATCAtaatattcagtctgaaggggcgtaacttgaaatatcacctatccatattctccagagatgctgcctgaccctctgatttcaatagacaataggttcaggagtaggccattcagcccctcgagccagcaccgccattcaatgtgatcatggctgatcattctcaatcagtaccccgttcctgccttctccccataccccctgactccgctatccttaagagctctatctagctctctcttgaatgtattcagagaattggcctccactgccttctgaggcagagaatgccacagattcacaactctctgacttcctcatctccgttctaaatggcctaccccttattcttaaactgtggcccctggttctggactcccccatcattgggaacatgtttcctgcctctaacctgtccaaccccttaataatcttatacgtttcgataagatcccctctcatccttctaaattccagtgtgtacaagcctagtcgctccagtctttcaacatatgacagtcccgccattccgggaattaacctagtaaacctacgctgcacgccctcaatagcaagaatatccttcctcaaatttggagaccaacactgcacactTTGCAGcatttcctgcagcactttgtgccttttacaatttttaacaaataATTGACGATAGTGTAAATGGGTCAGAATGGGCTTGGTGGTGTGGAGAACATCGAGTTTCCCTGCTGCAACCGAATCATTCTATGGCTCTATTTACAGACAGGCCACAAATGGAACAACACCGACAATCTGGCACAAGCCCGGTAacaaacctttagaaaggagaagagggatttctttagtcagtgggtgcccaatctggggaattctttgccaccgaaggctgtggagggcacgttaattgaagatagacacaaaaagctggagtaactcagcaggacaagcagcatcgctggagagaacccttcggttcgggtcgagacccttcagtctgaagaatggtctcgacccgaaacgtcacccattccttggttcttggtcctccaaaatattccaaatggaatttaaactggaggtggacaggtagcatctccttcccgctacctgtcccgctgagttactccagctttttgtgtctatcttcggtttaaaccagcaactgcagttccttctgacacaccaagtcaatggatatttttaaggcagagattgatagattcttgattagtacagttgtcaggggttatggggagaaggcaggagagtggggttgaggggaaagatagatcagccatagatcagattgaatggcggagtagacttgatgggccgaatggatcgACTCGGCttatcttcactggaatttacaaggatgagaggggatattatggaaacataaaattcttaagggaatggacaggctagatgcaggaaaaatgttcccgatgttgggggagtccagaaccagtggtcacagctaAGAATAGTagaccatttaagactgaggtgaggaaaaactttttcacccagagaattgtgaatctgtggaattctctgccacagaaggcagttgaggccagtgcactggatgttttcaagagagtgttcgatatagctcttagggctaatggaatcaagggatatggggataaagcaggaatggcatactaattttggatgatcagccatgatcatattgaatggcggtgctggctcgaaggggcagatggcttactcctgcacctatgtttctaattctgctcctataacgtatgaaaccaaattttagagatacaacgtggaaacgggcgcttcagccgaccgagtccacaccgactagcgttcaccttttcacactagttatatcctTGCACTCTAGGGactacttacagaagccaattaacctacaaatctgcatgtctttggagagtgggagggaaacTGAAgcaacaggagaaaacccacacggtcacagggagaacgtgcaaactccgtacagacagcacctgtagtcaggatcaaacctgggtctctggcgctgtacggcagcaactctaccgctgcaccaccatgctgcctctTTGCTGGAGCTGTTCTAGGATTGTGGGCTTTCAGCTACAAATTTAGACTCTGGTTGATCTCAAGAGAGCGGAAATTCGATGTGTGAAAGTTTACCTGTTTTAAACAAGGTGGATGTAGGGAAGCTGATCCCATTTGCTTATGGTTCAATGGTCAGGTAATAACTatgtgaaaacaaggaactgcagatgctggttttcaaaagacGAAATGTTGGAGATGAAAATCCGAACACGAGATCCGAAAAATCAGGACACATCCTGCCACTTCTAACAGTCATGTGTCTATTACTGTTCAATAAATAGAATTTGGGTTAAATTAAACACTTCCTGAATTTCACTTCCCTCAAACAATATTCCACGTGCTTAAACATTTGGGCTGCTTTCCATTTTTATTCACCAAACTCAATTTCTTTGCATTCATAAGTAAATGAAAAAGCCTTACTTGTTAATAAATTGTTCAAGTCCCTGTCGTCTCTCTTCTATAAAGCTGTCATCGAAGATGCCATCGTCTCCTCTAAAAGGCAGCTGCCGAAATAGTGCTTTGCCTGGCAATGGTGGCACCACAACCTGAAAGGGAGAAGTGGACCACAACGTTTAAGAGCCGAGAAAACAAATCTATAGTCAGCCAACATAGTAATACACGAGAGaatggaactgtagatactggttaataccaacgatggacacaaaatgctggaataactcagcgggtcactcagCGTGTTTGGGGAAAAATGGATAGGGACCCTTCCTCATATTCATCTGCCGAACGACAAAAGCAagcatgtcaaatgccttcttcaccaccctgaccACCTGTGTAGCCACTTCACGAAATGTACCTGGCACTGCCAGAtctattttgggcggcacggtggcgcagcagtagagttgctgccttacagcgaatgcagcgccagagactcgggttcgatcctgactacgggcgccatctgtacggagttcgtacgttctccccgtgacttgcgtgggttttctccaagatcttcggtttcctcccacactccaaagccgtacaggtatgtagattaattaactgggtaaatgtttttaaaaaattgccccttgtgtgtgtaggccgaaggacctgtttccgcgctgtatctctaaaaatctaaatctaaaaaatgtacAACATtgtcctcctcctcccttctaTAATCTCAAGTCCGATCACAAGTCGGTAGTAGTGCGTGTTACATCCGGCAATAACTATATGCTCAcagctgatttagtttagttcggagatacagcaatggaaacaggcccttcggcccacctagtccacgctgacatagaaacatttttcaaaaataggtgcaggagtagaccattcaacccttcgagccagcactgccattcaatatgagcttggctgatcatctgaaatcagtacccttttcctgcgttttccccccatatccctcgattcctttagcccccagAGCTAATTTTAACTCTcaatcgaccatcgatcacatgttcTACGTTTCCccgcattctcatccactccctatacaccagTGGTAATTTGTATAgaggccgattaacttacaatcctgcacgactttgggttgtgggaggaaatcggagtgcatcacagggggaacatgcaaactctgcacaggcagcattcaaggttgggatcaaacccaggtccctggcatggagaggcagcggttctaccaggATACAGCTTCAACACTACGTTGTGACAAGAACTCtggtgtttttttaatgttctggAACATTCTATGCCTGCTCTTCCCACTCGCTGAAAACCCGCACAACCAGATTTAAAGATGAAGGCAAACACTGATGTGGCCAACACATTCGAGCttggaaacccccccccccccactacaaatcAAAGTACATTTCCTCTTTGCCATGATTTTGAAAATACACCCATTACAGCTTGTTCTGCATTCTGTTAAGACCCATTTCCTGCACAGTTACCTCAGTGGATTTTTATTTCTAGACAATGGCTTCATGGAAGTAGCAGCAATTTACTTTTGTTCAAAAGACATTGTAGATCAATTTAAATTTATGCATTAGGTAAATTCCACACAACCAATTCAAATTGGATGTTCTGGAATGCCTCAATAACGGACTGTTTTAGATTttacacacagcacggaaacaggaccttcggcctaccgagtccatgccggccagcaaaCACCCCAATCCactggcacccggagaaaacccacgcggtcacagagagaacgtacaaactccgtacagacagcattaaacccaggtctctgatgctgcaaggcagcaacttgaccgctGCGCCGACCCTCAGAGGCAAGTTGAATTAGCGGAaaggtaggaaagaaaactgcagatgctggtttaaatcaaaggtagacaaaagatgctagagtaactcagctggtcaggcagcatctgtggagagaaggaacgggcaacgtttcgggtcgagacccttcttcagactgaacaagggtctcgacccaaaatgtcatccattccttctctcctgagatgctgcctgacccactgagttactcaagcatcatgtgtctacctttgaactaGCTGAAATGTACTTGCAGAGCCGATCAAACATTATCTGGTACATTTCACTAATTCTATTGTAAGGATATTTTTGCTGAGTTCTCCTTTCCCCAAAAGGCCAATGTGAAATGGCTTACCCAAACAAAATGGGCAAGTGACGGAAACCCAGTTATGGCTGGAGGGTACCACGCACGTTCTAggggcaggattaggccattcagcccatcaagtctactccaccattcaatcatggctgatctatctttcactgtcaaccccattctcctgccttctccccaaaacccctgacacccacactaattaaAAATatcagtcaatctccaccttaaaaatatccattgacggcctccacagattcaccaccctttgactaaagaaattccttctcgtcttCTTTCCAAAagtacgtcattttattctgaggctacggcctttggtcttagattctcccactaatggaaacatcctctccacattagcTCTGTCCAGACCTATCAACATGATTGCTGGATGCAAGTATTTACCCTCCATTATCTTGTCCAAAAATTGGAAATAAACTGGGTTttaccttgctttccctttcaagTTCATTTCTCAGCCATTCAAAGTCACTGTATCTTCTTCTCACTGAAGACTCCTTCAACTTGAATATCGGTAGATTGGtctgggaaaaaataattcaagtCACTCAAAGTGCAACGAAAAAAATCCAGCAAACTCATCTCAAACGTGCAGGAGTTCTGAAAATGAGTTTGAGATTAAACGTGAGATATGCGCaaatatttaacactgtaaaccaGGAGACTTTATGACCAGATAGTGCATGGATAATGGGGAAGCTCGTATTCTTTGACACATTAGGTTCCAAAACCATGTTTCTAACAGCAGCATGGCAATAGCAATAGGCCATCAAATGCGACCCGAcactggtgaacatccagggaatggacatcgagagggtggattcctataagtacctgggtgtctacctcaacaataaactggactggactgaaaacaccgatgcgctatacagagggtcagagcagactttatctgctaaggagactcaggtcctttggagtgcagggggcactcctaaggaccttctacaacacggtggttgcatcggccattttctatggagtggtctgctggagcagcagcatctcagcggcggaagggaagacactcgacaagctggtcaggaaggccagctctgtcctaggttgccccctcgactcagtgcaggtggtgggagagaggaggatgatggcaaagttaacatcgctgctggacaacgactcccaccccatgcaggacactgtcactacactgagtagctccttcagtgacagactccttcaccccagtgcgtgaaggagagatataggaagtccttccttcccgctgctgtgagactgcacaaccagcactgctcccagtagacgagtcaacaataacagctaagaacacacggaaaactgatgacaatttatgtatcttttatttataatgaataatctcttgctctcttgctatccacgttgctgctgtaacactataaatttccccggtgtgggacgaataaaggaatatattgatattgatattaatGAGATTAGTGAATGAAAAGACAAGTGAGGAGGCAAGCAGTAATATCTACCAATTAACAAGAAATTTGCTCCTATTCCCTTCCTGGGGCTGAAGAGAAAGTACCAACATAACTATTCACGTCCCCTCTTTTGCCTTCTCGATTACCTCCCACGTTGCTTATACTCAGATTCAGTTGTCATGTACTGGACATGTATCTCCATTTTGCTGACATGACTCCCTCATCTGAAGGGTTACAatctaaaacatcgcctatccatgtcctccagagatgctgcctgacccgctgacttactccagcaccctgtgaaacgtcacctatccatgtcctccagagatgctgcccaacccgctgagtttctccagcactctgaaacgtcaaaaccagcactgctcccagcagaccagtcaacagaccagttaacagtttaaaaaaaacacagtaaatgatgacaattgtccttatctttatttatatttataatgaatgctctcttgctatccactttgctgctgtgacaCTGCAAATtttcccagtgtgggacaaataaaggaatatattattacatCTGCCTCTCTAGTCAGTGTTCCTTAATACAGCTATCCTCTTTGCTGTTCGTTGACAggaagatttgtttagtttagtgatacagcgcggaaaacaggcctttcggcccaccttgtcctcgCCGACCCGTGATCGCCATCCAACAACACTATCCTCCTACACTGCGCAGAGAGAGCAATTTTGCGCAGCATAATTGAAGAACgatgtgctggctgtggagagggtccagaggaggtttacaaggatgatcctaggaatgagtaggttaacatataatgagtgtttgacagcactaggcctgtactcactgatgtttagaagggtgggagggacctcattgaaacttactgaataaagaaaggcttggatagagtggatgtggagaggatgtttccactagtgggagagtcgaggactagaggtcacagcctcagaataaaatgttgatcctttaggaaggagatgaggaggtatttctttggtcagagagtggtgaatctgtggaattatttgccacagaaggctgtggagcccaccaatggatatttgtacagcagagatagatagatccatgattagacaatagacaatagacaataggtgcagaagtaggccattcagcccttcgagccagcaccgccattcaatgcgatcatggctgatcactctcaatcagtaccccgttcctgccttctccccataccccctcactccgctatccttaagagctctatccagctctctcttgaaagcatccaacgaactggcctccactgccttctgaggcagagaattccacaccttcaccactctctgactgaaaaagttcttcctcatctccgttctaaatggcctaccccttattcttaaactgtggccccttgttctggactcccccaacattgggaacatgtttcctgcctctaatgtgtccaatcccctaattatcttatatgtttcaataagatcccccctcatccttctaaattccagtgtatacaagcccaatcgctccagcctttcaacacacgacagtcccgccattccgggaattaacctagtgaacctacgctgcacgccctccatagcaagaatatccttcctcaaatttggagaccaaaactgcacacagtactccaggtgcggtctcaccagggcccagtacaactgtagaaggacctctttgctcctatactcaactcctcttgttacgaaggccaacattccattggctttcttcactgcctgctgtacgtgcatgcttcctttc encodes:
- the snx3 gene encoding sorting nexin-3, giving the protein MAEAVPDTRRLLTKPQNLNDAYGPPSNFLEIDVGTPQTTGVGRQRYTNYEVRIKTNLPIFKLKESSVRRRYSDFEWLRNELERESKVVVPPLPGKALFRQLPFRGDDGIFDDSFIEERRQGLEQFINKVAGHPLAQNERCLHMFLQEEIIDKNYTPAKVKHAQTV